A single genomic interval of Deltaproteobacteria bacterium harbors:
- a CDS encoding adenylyltransferase/cytidyltransferase family protein, protein MSQPALPAAIVSLEEAASWRARWRDQGLTVALVNGAFDLFHVGHLRYLRGAAELADRLIVGVNADASVRALKGEGRPMIPEAERAELIASVRGVDLVHVFESLDVVPLIEALRPDLHVKGTDYTPETVPEREAVERCGGRVAIAGDPKDHSTSELLERLGSLDASTRE, encoded by the coding sequence GTGAGCCAGCCCGCCCTGCCCGCGGCGATCGTCTCGCTGGAGGAGGCGGCGAGCTGGCGCGCGCGCTGGCGCGACCAGGGGCTCACCGTCGCCCTGGTCAACGGCGCCTTCGATCTCTTCCACGTCGGTCACCTGCGATACCTGCGCGGCGCCGCCGAGCTCGCCGATCGCCTCATCGTCGGCGTGAACGCCGACGCCTCCGTGCGGGCGCTCAAGGGCGAGGGGCGGCCGATGATCCCCGAGGCCGAGCGCGCCGAGTTGATCGCCAGCGTCCGGGGCGTCGATCTCGTCCACGTCTTCGAGTCCCTCGACGTGGTGCCGCTCATCGAGGCGCTGCGCCCCGATCTCCACGTGAAGGGCACCGACTACACGCCCGAGACCGTGCCGGAGCGCGAGGCCGTCGAGCGCTGCGGCGGGAGGGTCGCCATCGCCGGCGACCCCAAGGATCACTCCACCAGCGAGCTGCTCGAGCGCCTCGGATCCCTCGACGCGAGCACCCGGGAGTAG
- a CDS encoding PfkB family carbohydrate kinase, producing the protein MASSDNGSLAPLIPRLAQARVLVIGDLVLDQFIYGLTDRISREAPVPIVRETRRDQRPGGAANVVANLRALGARTKVLGVVGKDDAGRNLRDLLSHVGVATTGLVVSSTRPTEAKTRILAGGLSTTPQQVVRLDQGSHEPLDEKTAAKLVTALEKALPSVDLVAVSDYGLGTFVPAVVRAVRKAARTKPVVVDSRFDLKRFGKVTVIKPNAPELEAATGRRADDARSAARAARYLAAELELEAVLLTRGHEGLCLAGSRGKATHLPPHGPPEAVDVTGAGDTVLACFCAALASGASFEDAARLANIAGGIVVQKPGTEVASLAELEAAVRTGGGR; encoded by the coding sequence ATGGCTAGCAGCGACAACGGCTCTCTGGCTCCGCTGATCCCGCGCCTCGCGCAGGCCCGGGTGCTGGTCATCGGAGATCTCGTCCTCGACCAGTTCATCTACGGGCTGACCGATCGCATCTCGCGCGAGGCGCCGGTCCCCATCGTCCGGGAGACCCGCCGCGATCAGCGGCCGGGTGGGGCGGCGAACGTCGTCGCCAACCTGCGCGCCCTCGGCGCGCGCACCAAGGTGCTCGGGGTGGTGGGCAAGGACGACGCGGGCCGCAACCTGCGCGACCTGCTCTCCCACGTCGGGGTCGCCACCACCGGCCTCGTCGTCAGCTCGACCCGGCCCACCGAGGCCAAGACCCGCATCCTCGCCGGCGGCCTCTCCACCACCCCGCAGCAGGTGGTGCGCCTCGATCAGGGCAGCCACGAGCCCCTCGACGAGAAGACCGCCGCGAAGCTGGTGACGGCCCTCGAGAAGGCCCTGCCCTCGGTGGATCTGGTCGCCGTCTCCGACTACGGCCTGGGCACCTTCGTCCCCGCCGTGGTGCGCGCCGTGCGAAAGGCCGCGCGCACCAAGCCGGTGGTGGTCGACTCGCGCTTCGACCTCAAGCGCTTCGGCAAGGTCACGGTGATCAAGCCCAACGCCCCGGAGCTGGAGGCCGCCACCGGCCGCCGCGCCGACGACGCGCGCAGCGCCGCGCGGGCCGCGCGCTACCTCGCCGCGGAGCTCGAGCTCGAGGCGGTGTTGCTCACCCGGGGCCACGAGGGCCTCTGCCTCGCCGGCTCTCGCGGCAAGGCCACTCACCTGCCGCCCCACGGCCCCCCCGAGGCGGTGGACGTCACCGGCGCCGGTGACACCGTGCTGGCCTGCTTCTGCGCCGCGCTGGCCTCGGGCGCCTCCTTCGAGGACGCCGCCCGCCTGGCCAACATCGCCGGCGGCATCGTGGTCCAGAAGCCCGGCACCGAGGTCGCGTCCCTCGCGGAGCTAGAGGCCGCCGTCCGCACCGGAGGGGGCCGGTGA